The following are from one region of the Salicibibacter kimchii genome:
- the fliS gene encoding flagellar export chaperone FliS: MNDGMGARTSAAAYQQNAFQTASPGELTLMLYNGCLKFIRLSVNAVEKNDYEAKNINVTKAQKIIRELMVTLRVENETTQQMLQLYDFAYDALVRANINNDVNALEEAASIITDFRDTWKEVIMIDRKQRHGSGVNR, from the coding sequence ATGAATGATGGGATGGGCGCCCGAACGAGTGCCGCCGCATATCAGCAAAATGCTTTTCAAACAGCCTCCCCGGGGGAATTAACGTTAATGCTCTATAATGGATGTTTGAAATTTATCCGGCTGTCCGTAAATGCCGTGGAAAAAAATGATTATGAAGCGAAAAACATCAATGTCACGAAAGCGCAAAAGATCATACGTGAGCTGATGGTCACGCTTCGAGTAGAAAACGAAACGACCCAACAAATGCTGCAATTGTACGATTTCGCCTATGATGCGCTTGTCAGGGCAAATATTAATAATGATGTGAATGCACTGGAAGAGGCGGCTTCCATAATCACTGATTTTCGTGATACTTGGAAAGAAGTCATAATGATTGATCGAAAACAAAGGCATGGATCAGGTGTTAACAGATAA
- the fliD gene encoding flagellar filament capping protein FliD, producing MRISGMASGMDIDQMVDDLMRAERMPQDRYVQDQTFKNWQVDAYRELNTQVSAFEESVFDRLLTPSSFLQRTGTSSNDSLVSVTSSSGTGNSQYTVSEVKQLARAATTYSDGSISGGGEGFDPSQPLGEWEGLPWEKETGAVRTELLRGNEERKTFDLDEETSINDDHPIIVNGVSHTLVDGEPGEGEVSLDAENQTLTFAEPFANGARVDVQYVDNDEEGRFMFAGAQTFGEDGEELRHDAFITEEDSLQNVLNEFNNSDIGINAFYDSHSDQVSVSRTETGVFNPDGGDEISFYGDDDEDSFFTDFLKLGDDEGQRAQNAKFTINGLETERRSNTLTMDNLTITLHDEFDESVTVSSSVDTDVIVENITEFVDEYNALLTDVHEKLGETRNRDYPPLTDEQRRAMTEHEIELWEEQAQSGLLSHDRQLGNFMNQMRENLYQTINVEGSNIEHLSDLGITTSNDYLERGKLEIDEGTLHSVVEEDPEGAFNFFSQTGAENGIARNLRETVNDMEEAISRQAGGSNGRYQNHQFSLGREINQLDDRIENFDRRLEQIENRYWQQFTAMEQAISEANNQSQMLMNFMFDDGNQMM from the coding sequence ATGAGAATATCGGGGATGGCTTCCGGCATGGATATCGACCAAATGGTGGATGATCTCATGCGTGCCGAGCGTATGCCGCAGGATCGATATGTTCAAGATCAAACGTTTAAAAATTGGCAGGTGGATGCTTACCGTGAATTGAACACGCAGGTTAGCGCCTTCGAAGAATCTGTGTTTGATCGTCTTCTGACGCCAAGCAGTTTTCTTCAGCGGACGGGGACTTCTTCGAACGATTCGCTCGTTTCCGTGACTTCCTCTTCCGGCACCGGTAATTCACAGTATACCGTATCTGAAGTCAAACAGTTGGCAAGGGCGGCTACGACATATAGCGACGGCTCGATTAGTGGCGGGGGAGAGGGATTTGATCCTTCACAGCCATTAGGGGAGTGGGAAGGACTACCTTGGGAGAAAGAGACGGGGGCGGTTCGCACTGAACTTTTGCGAGGAAATGAAGAGAGAAAGACTTTTGATTTAGACGAAGAAACAAGCATAAATGATGATCATCCTATAATTGTAAATGGTGTTTCCCATACGCTTGTTGATGGGGAGCCGGGCGAAGGAGAAGTGTCATTGGATGCTGAAAACCAAACCTTAACGTTTGCAGAACCCTTTGCGAACGGCGCTCGTGTTGACGTTCAGTATGTAGATAATGATGAGGAAGGGCGGTTTATGTTCGCGGGTGCCCAAACCTTCGGAGAAGACGGAGAAGAGCTCCGTCATGATGCGTTCATCACCGAGGAAGACAGTCTGCAAAATGTTCTCAATGAATTTAATAACAGCGATATTGGCATTAACGCATTTTACGATAGCCATTCTGATCAAGTGTCCGTTTCTCGCACGGAAACGGGGGTCTTTAATCCGGATGGCGGAGATGAAATTAGTTTTTATGGCGATGACGATGAGGACAGTTTTTTTACGGATTTTCTAAAATTGGGTGACGACGAGGGTCAAAGAGCGCAAAATGCTAAGTTTACGATCAATGGATTGGAAACCGAGCGCCGTTCCAACACCTTAACAATGGATAATTTAACAATCACTTTGCATGACGAATTTGACGAGTCTGTTACCGTTTCATCATCGGTGGACACAGATGTAATCGTGGAGAACATTACGGAATTTGTGGATGAATACAATGCTTTGCTGACAGATGTTCACGAGAAACTTGGAGAAACCCGAAACCGTGATTACCCTCCGCTTACGGATGAACAACGCCGAGCAATGACGGAACACGAGATCGAACTTTGGGAGGAACAGGCACAAAGCGGCTTACTAAGCCATGATCGCCAATTGGGGAATTTCATGAACCAAATGCGAGAAAACCTTTATCAAACCATCAATGTGGAAGGGTCGAATATCGAGCATTTAAGTGATCTGGGGATCACGACTTCGAATGATTATTTGGAACGTGGCAAATTGGAAATTGATGAAGGGACGTTACACTCGGTAGTTGAAGAAGATCCGGAAGGCGCGTTTAACTTCTTTTCTCAAACGGGGGCGGAAAATGGTATTGCCAGGAATTTGCGCGAGACCGTCAATGATATGGAAGAAGCGATTTCCAGGCAAGCCGGAGGATCCAATGGGCGTTATCAGAATCACCAATTCTCATTAGGGCGCGAAATAAATCAGCTCGATGATCGGATTGAAAATTTTGATCGACGTTTGGAACAGATCGAAAATCGGTATTGGCAACAATTCACTGCTATGGAGCAGGCAATAAGCGAAGCGAACAACCAAAGTCAAATGCTCATGAACTTTATGTTCGATGACGGCAATCAAATGATGTAG
- a CDS encoding flagellar protein FlaG: MVLIIKITKKPGGALIDSGKITSAGGGSPFPTQRFLSLANEHVQRIEKKREGLGQKQMEAYVEEINDTLELTPTSLRFNIHEDLDRIYVHVVDRFSEEILREIPPEKLLDMTAAILKRAGIIVDGQW; the protein is encoded by the coding sequence ATGGTGCTAATCATAAAAATAACAAAGAAACCAGGAGGAGCGTTAATAGATTCCGGTAAAATCACTTCTGCGGGAGGGGGGAGCCCTTTTCCTACGCAACGGTTTCTATCGTTGGCGAATGAGCATGTACAAAGGATTGAGAAAAAGCGCGAAGGACTCGGACAGAAGCAAATGGAGGCCTATGTCGAAGAAATCAACGATACTTTGGAACTAACACCGACGTCGTTACGATTTAATATTCATGAGGATTTGGATCGTATTTATGTGCATGTGGTTGATCGTTTTTCCGAGGAAATCCTGAGGGAAATTCCTCCCGAAAAGCTGCTCGACATGACGGCGGCTATTTTAAAGCGAGCCGGCATAATCGTTGATGGACAATGGTAA
- a CDS encoding competence protein ComK: MDKQMRAVYRVSAKTMAILPGAQGSVIYEREQTVVHCRERPLRIIRRSCLDGGASLEGRLEAVRHKTKLARKLPIPINVEENWFAFPTSGLRDHECCWVFYHHIDTVIASHGGFCNIYFHDQQMISVKKSLYTLHRQIQRTGWVMSLFLFQ, translated from the coding sequence ATGGATAAACAAATGAGGGCAGTGTACCGGGTTAGCGCAAAAACGATGGCGATCTTGCCGGGTGCTCAAGGTTCGGTCATTTATGAACGAGAGCAAACGGTTGTGCATTGTCGTGAACGACCGTTACGGATCATTCGAAGATCATGTTTGGATGGGGGAGCTTCGTTGGAGGGGAGGTTAGAAGCAGTTCGCCATAAAACAAAGCTGGCAAGGAAGCTTCCTATCCCGATTAACGTGGAAGAAAATTGGTTTGCATTTCCAACATCAGGATTACGCGACCATGAGTGCTGCTGGGTATTCTACCATCACATTGACACAGTTATAGCTTCTCATGGAGGATTTTGCAATATTTATTTCCATGACCAACAAATGATTTCCGTGAAAAAAAGCCTGTATACGCTACATAGACAAATACAACGGACAGGCTGGGTAATGTCATTGTTTCTATTCCAATAA
- a CDS encoding response regulator transcription factor: protein MLRTTRHNSGDHPTSLCSYLWLQLDGQKNVKSIPPALQKNGYHAEFHRRLPKMKPQNQKKVIILSTEESFRLLESGVLHALSNVYHLCAIVPPRSPGLIEKILESEVKILFSINQTFWQMVQHFSEARLYQTYVDPLLQRDLLQVVRQRNIGEGEPDQHTIDHHEDGALDLDYPKALERLTGAECRVLDAILKGKSNRKIAEDDYLSVSTVNNHVSQLTKKMDANDRTHTVKRAIELGWLRSG, encoded by the coding sequence ATGCTGAGGACAACTCGACATAATTCGGGAGATCATCCCACGTCACTATGCTCGTATTTATGGTTGCAGCTTGATGGGCAAAAAAATGTTAAATCTATACCACCGGCCTTGCAGAAGAATGGATACCATGCGGAATTTCACAGACGTTTACCGAAAATGAAGCCTCAAAATCAAAAAAAAGTGATTATTTTATCAACGGAGGAAAGCTTTCGATTGCTGGAAAGCGGGGTATTGCATGCGTTGTCGAATGTATATCATCTATGCGCGATTGTTCCTCCCCGTTCCCCGGGGTTGATAGAGAAAATATTGGAATCGGAGGTTAAGATTTTATTTTCGATCAACCAAACCTTTTGGCAAATGGTCCAACACTTTTCTGAGGCACGATTGTACCAAACGTATGTGGATCCTTTGCTTCAGCGTGATCTGTTACAAGTGGTGCGACAGCGCAATATCGGGGAAGGAGAGCCTGATCAACATACGATTGACCATCATGAAGACGGGGCTCTTGACTTGGATTATCCAAAAGCGTTGGAAAGGCTTACAGGTGCGGAATGCCGGGTACTTGATGCAATTTTAAAAGGAAAAAGCAACCGAAAAATTGCCGAAGACGATTATTTATCAGTATCCACAGTGAATAATCATGTCAGTCAATTAACGAAAAAAATGGATGCCAACGACCGCACCCATACGGTGAAACGAGCCATAGAACTGGGGTGGTTGCGTTCCGGTTAG
- the csrA gene encoding carbon storage regulator CsrA, translating to MLILTRKHDESIQIGDGVEVKVVSIEGDQVKLGIDAPKHVDIHRKEIYDSIQEENKAAAMSSTKIPPTLPINE from the coding sequence ATGCTTATACTAACCAGAAAACATGATGAATCGATTCAAATCGGCGATGGAGTTGAGGTCAAGGTTGTCAGTATAGAAGGCGATCAAGTGAAACTAGGCATTGACGCACCGAAACATGTGGACATTCACCGAAAAGAAATCTATGATTCTATCCAGGAGGAAAATAAAGCTGCTGCCATGTCATCGACAAAAATCCCGCCAACGTTACCGATTAATGAATAA
- the fliW gene encoding flagellar assembly protein FliW: MIISTKYFGEIEVSESEVIVFPNGLPAFEDEKRWILQSYQGPFYVLQSVHTVEVSFLVCEIFSVFPDYQIDLPASVTEPLQLTNTQQASLWTILTINDPFETSTANLAAPLVLNVDEKKGKQYIPQDSEYSRQFPLLQRKESSSQNAYTNQKT; the protein is encoded by the coding sequence TTGATAATCTCAACGAAATATTTCGGAGAAATTGAGGTCTCTGAATCGGAGGTCATTGTTTTTCCAAATGGTTTACCGGCCTTTGAAGATGAAAAACGTTGGATCTTACAGTCTTATCAGGGTCCGTTTTACGTATTGCAATCGGTTCACACCGTGGAAGTTTCCTTTCTCGTTTGTGAAATCTTTTCTGTTTTCCCGGATTACCAAATAGATTTGCCTGCGTCCGTAACCGAACCCTTGCAATTAACCAACACACAACAGGCCTCCTTATGGACGATTCTCACGATCAATGACCCGTTTGAGACTTCGACGGCGAATTTGGCGGCCCCCCTTGTTTTAAATGTGGATGAGAAAAAAGGCAAGCAATACATTCCGCAAGACAGCGAATACTCCCGGCAATTTCCACTATTGCAAAGAAAGGAGTCGTCTTCCCAAAATGCTTATACTAACCAGAAAACATGA
- the flgL gene encoding flagellar hook-associated protein FlgL codes for MRVTQSMISSQTLTNIQNNNSKLANLQEQLSTGKKINRPSQDPVVATSSMRHRTELREIEQYDRNVSEAKSWMESADISLDTVNQTMQRMREITVQASNDTYDENQRQAMAEEVGQLISHIEDLANTQVNNNYIFNGTDTTNAPVDLAGGHFPDADTDEVTLELMDGVEVPINVSADQIFHEDMFADLQELKSKLEDPDTSDETFDAFLSTIDGHLDEVLRAEAELGARVNRVEMIEGRLGNQNEIATRIMSENEDADIAEVIIDLVTQESLHQAALAAGSRIIQPSLMDFLR; via the coding sequence ATGCGGGTCACGCAGTCGATGATTTCCAGTCAAACGCTAACGAACATACAAAATAACAATAGTAAGCTCGCGAACTTACAGGAACAGCTTTCTACCGGCAAAAAGATTAACCGCCCGTCCCAAGATCCGGTGGTGGCAACGAGCAGCATGCGACATCGTACGGAATTGCGTGAGATCGAGCAATACGACCGTAATGTTTCGGAAGCAAAATCGTGGATGGAAAGTGCTGACATCTCGCTCGACACGGTAAATCAAACGATGCAACGAATGCGGGAAATTACTGTCCAAGCGTCCAATGATACGTACGATGAAAACCAGCGGCAGGCGATGGCGGAAGAAGTTGGCCAGCTCATCAGCCATATCGAAGATTTGGCGAATACGCAAGTAAACAACAACTATATTTTTAATGGAACTGATACGACAAATGCCCCTGTAGATCTTGCGGGAGGCCATTTCCCGGATGCGGACACGGATGAGGTGACGCTTGAATTGATGGATGGGGTTGAAGTTCCGATTAACGTATCCGCTGATCAAATTTTTCATGAGGATATGTTTGCCGATTTACAAGAACTTAAAAGCAAACTAGAGGATCCTGACACGTCCGACGAAACATTCGATGCTTTTTTATCAACCATTGATGGGCATCTGGATGAGGTACTGCGCGCAGAAGCGGAACTTGGAGCAAGAGTGAACAGGGTTGAAATGATCGAAGGTCGCTTAGGAAACCAGAACGAGATTGCTACGCGTATCATGTCCGAGAATGAAGATGCAGATATTGCAGAAGTCATTATTGATCTTGTCACCCAAGAAAGTTTGCACCAAGCTGCATTGGCGGCAGGTTCTCGCATTATTCAACCAAGTTTGATGGATTTTTTAAGATGA
- the flgK gene encoding flagellar hook-associated protein FlgK, whose product MTSTFHGLQTAYKGLMGQQSALKTTGHNIANANTEGYTRQRVNFNASQAYPAPGKNAPSIPGQIGTGVEVESISRVREHFLDAQYREENANAGYWEKKLSSLERVEEIMNEQSETGLLAEAMDEFWGSLHDLSANPDDASAREITAQRGAALADTYNHMAGSLETNKRGVGDEIRTAEQTINGLLTQIHGLNEEIAKVEAQRQIPNDLYDQRDRAVDELSEYINIEVEPENPGAHTHPAAEGGISVYVVDDDGNRLGGDDGIAIVQGENGNQGHLEIDVDINDAEGVVESINFGDEIDLLGDHHGKLGALVDAFGYGEEEGLFKDKITELNDLMSGFAHDFNEVHSDGVDLNGEEGSDAFFEFDDDGVLSVNQNIMDDTDLIAAAQSGNAGDGSNALELANVKETSGFDSTYQSIIGEMAIEVDQARRMNETSDIRRDTIEMNRQSVSSVSLDEEMTNMIQFQHAYNASSRMITVIDEMLDQVINQMGIVGR is encoded by the coding sequence ATGACCTCTACGTTTCATGGACTACAAACTGCATATAAAGGGTTAATGGGCCAACAATCAGCGTTAAAAACGACCGGCCATAATATTGCAAATGCAAATACAGAAGGCTATACACGCCAGCGAGTGAATTTTAACGCCTCCCAGGCTTATCCGGCTCCCGGCAAAAACGCGCCTTCCATTCCGGGTCAAATCGGAACGGGAGTGGAAGTTGAAAGTATCTCGCGTGTGCGAGAGCATTTTCTTGATGCGCAGTACCGCGAGGAGAATGCAAATGCCGGCTATTGGGAAAAAAAGCTAAGCTCCCTGGAGCGCGTGGAAGAGATTATGAATGAACAATCCGAAACCGGACTTTTGGCAGAAGCGATGGACGAATTTTGGGGGTCGCTACACGACCTGTCCGCAAACCCCGATGATGCCAGCGCCCGAGAGATTACCGCACAGCGTGGCGCGGCGCTTGCCGATACATATAATCATATGGCGGGTTCACTGGAAACGAATAAACGCGGCGTAGGGGATGAAATTAGAACAGCTGAGCAAACGATAAATGGGCTGCTTACACAGATTCATGGTTTAAATGAAGAGATTGCAAAGGTCGAAGCTCAGAGGCAAATACCAAACGACCTCTATGATCAACGTGATCGTGCCGTTGATGAGTTGTCCGAGTATATCAACATTGAAGTCGAACCTGAAAATCCGGGCGCGCATACGCATCCCGCCGCAGAAGGAGGGATTAGCGTCTACGTCGTTGATGATGATGGGAATCGCCTCGGCGGTGATGATGGCATAGCCATTGTGCAAGGAGAAAATGGAAATCAAGGGCACCTTGAAATTGATGTGGATATAAATGATGCTGAAGGTGTCGTGGAAAGCATCAACTTCGGGGATGAAATTGATCTTTTGGGCGATCACCACGGAAAGTTGGGAGCACTTGTTGACGCATTCGGTTATGGCGAAGAGGAAGGGCTCTTTAAGGATAAGATAACAGAATTAAATGATTTGATGAGCGGCTTCGCTCATGATTTTAACGAGGTTCACAGCGATGGTGTCGATTTAAATGGCGAAGAAGGATCGGATGCCTTCTTTGAATTCGATGATGATGGTGTATTGAGTGTGAATCAGAACATCATGGATGACACCGATTTGATTGCTGCCGCTCAAAGCGGAAACGCCGGTGATGGCTCCAATGCCTTAGAGCTGGCGAATGTAAAAGAGACCTCCGGTTTTGACTCAACCTATCAAAGCATCATCGGGGAGATGGCAATTGAAGTGGATCAGGCTCGTCGCATGAACGAAACGTCCGATATTCGCCGCGATACGATTGAAATGAATCGTCAATCGGTGAGCAGTGTTTCCCTCGATGAAGAAATGACGAATATGATTCAATTTCAGCACGCGTACAATGCCTCCTCGCGGATGATCACGGTGATTGATGAGATGCTGGACCAAGTGATTAATCAAATGGGCATTGTCGGGCGATAA
- a CDS encoding flagellar protein FlgN, whose product MNEIRALKESLEKLIQHHEYLLTLADKKTKAIQRSNRKTLEEIVRLEQGEVRTLRQLEKERQRVVATFIDRHCPHLEVDVPMMQWISYVPEKDRWELDEQREKLQTAIRHLQDKNNLNQQLLNDGLAVVGAMLNAIRHEDYTMYTSAADTKKTNEYERFSTFDSRA is encoded by the coding sequence ATGAATGAAATTAGGGCACTGAAAGAAAGCCTTGAAAAATTAATCCAACACCACGAATACTTGTTGACGCTTGCCGACAAGAAAACGAAGGCCATTCAAAGGTCCAACCGTAAAACCCTCGAAGAAATTGTGCGTCTTGAACAAGGAGAAGTGCGCACACTTCGGCAATTGGAAAAGGAACGGCAACGTGTGGTTGCAACGTTCATTGACCGTCACTGCCCTCATCTTGAGGTGGATGTTCCAATGATGCAGTGGATTTCCTATGTGCCGGAGAAAGACCGTTGGGAATTAGACGAGCAACGGGAGAAGCTACAGACGGCTATTCGGCATTTGCAAGATAAGAATAACCTCAATCAGCAGTTGTTGAATGATGGTCTTGCGGTTGTGGGTGCAATGTTGAATGCCATCCGACATGAAGATTATACGATGTATACATCGGCTGCCGATACGAAGAAAACGAATGAGTACGAACGGTTTTCCACGTTCGATTCCAGGGCGTGA
- the flgM gene encoding flagellar biosynthesis anti-sigma factor FlgM translates to MKIHPHNQIHHSYKQATEQVQKQQKPKEAKQDQVEISQTAKEMQQSGIDATRKAKVDALQKQIDAGEYRVDERAVAHRFFEFWNERG, encoded by the coding sequence ATGAAAATTCATCCGCACAATCAAATCCATCATTCCTATAAACAAGCGACCGAACAAGTACAAAAGCAACAAAAGCCGAAAGAAGCAAAACAAGATCAAGTAGAGATTTCTCAAACGGCCAAAGAAATGCAGCAATCGGGTATTGACGCAACCCGCAAAGCCAAGGTGGATGCGCTCCAAAAACAAATAGATGCGGGTGAATATCGGGTGGATGAACGGGCGGTTGCCCATCGATTTTTCGAATTTTGGAATGAGCGGGGATAA
- a CDS encoding TIGR03826 family flagellar region protein: MTELANCPECGTLYVKTVISLCDRCRRSREERFNKVYEFLRKKENRESTILETSVHTGVSETDILEFIREGRLQLADFPNFHMLCAFCGDATRDGRLCKSCETQLQGDIAKINNTKKASTENVYVNRELHSRRNE, translated from the coding sequence ATGACAGAGCTCGCTAACTGTCCGGAGTGTGGGACGTTATATGTAAAAACAGTCATTTCTTTATGTGATCGTTGTCGTCGATCGAGAGAAGAGCGTTTTAATAAGGTTTATGAATTTTTAAGAAAGAAGGAGAACCGGGAATCGACAATATTGGAAACGTCGGTGCACACCGGTGTTTCGGAAACCGATATCCTGGAATTTATTCGCGAAGGGCGGCTACAACTCGCGGATTTCCCCAATTTTCATATGCTCTGTGCATTTTGTGGAGATGCTACCCGCGATGGCCGGCTGTGTAAATCGTGTGAAACACAGTTACAGGGAGATATCGCGAAAATAAATAATACAAAAAAGGCATCTACGGAAAATGTCTATGTAAACAGAGAGCTTCATTCACGAAGAAATGAATGA
- a CDS encoding ComF family protein, translated as MLARNISLFSYDGHLQEVISTYKYRGDVALAHVFTETLKRTYRKKFKGAIPVPIPLSQERLLERGFNQAAVLAEQLPVAYSACLVRVVDEGKQSKQTRRGRLHSHARPFSFQGDAARVAGKHMLLIDDIYTTGTTLRKAAVPLLEQGAKQVSALTVARG; from the coding sequence TTGCTGGCCCGAAATATTTCCCTTTTTTCGTATGATGGGCATTTGCAGGAAGTAATAAGCACTTACAAATATCGTGGGGACGTAGCACTTGCACACGTATTTACAGAAACGTTAAAACGAACATATCGGAAGAAGTTTAAAGGAGCGATACCGGTACCGATTCCGCTCAGTCAAGAGCGTCTGCTGGAGCGGGGGTTTAATCAAGCGGCGGTGTTGGCAGAGCAGTTGCCGGTGGCTTACAGCGCTTGCTTAGTAAGGGTAGTAGATGAGGGGAAACAAAGCAAACAAACCCGTAGGGGCCGATTGCACAGCCACGCCCGTCCTTTTTCCTTTCAAGGGGATGCGGCGCGCGTGGCCGGTAAACATATGCTGCTCATCGATGATATTTATACGACCGGAACCACCTTGCGCAAAGCAGCTGTCCCCCTATTGGAACAAGGCGCGAAACAAGTGTCCGCACTCACGGTCGCCAGAGGATAA
- a CDS encoding DEAD/DEAH box helicase, whose amino-acid sequence MKVALVTPRDTPSAIILPIACVNEHDDIQSEVSSISALGSPQVSIPKPSPNHLPDWHEVQKLLDGRALLPDELPFSYKKLEAFIRHGYVHMQPGIHIRPRLKCARCGNNQKHWFSRYSCAWCDSACLYCRACISMGRVASCSPLFTWKGPALSRKKARAGVLAWRGQLSPLQQRAADRITQTIKQSRSSELLVWAVCGAGKTEMLFPGISRGLKEGKRVLIATPRTDVVLELLPRLRQAFPTTALAGLYGGSEERFSYGQLVVATTHQTRRFQDAFDVAIIDEVDAFPYRFDESLAYAVKKATRKNAATIYLTATPDDQLRKRCESKDAVIRVNRRFHGFPLPVPAFQWCGDWRKALSRARLPKGFSDWAFQQLATKRQALIFVPSIQTAEVLCEVLRQRERSIASVHAGGPERKEIVENFRNGEMPMLVTTTILERGVTIYGIDVGVLGAEDEVFTVSALVQIAGRAGRSAEDPDGKVTFFHYGKTKAMNRCRQQILTMNGKGGA is encoded by the coding sequence ATGAAAGTAGCCCTCGTTACGCCCCGCGATACGCCCTCCGCTATTATCCTCCCCATTGCTTGTGTAAACGAGCATGATGACATTCAATCAGAAGTCTCTTCGATTTCGGCGCTTGGGAGCCCGCAAGTTTCCATCCCGAAACCCTCCCCCAACCATCTGCCGGACTGGCATGAGGTTCAGAAATTATTGGACGGTCGTGCATTGCTCCCCGATGAACTCCCTTTTTCATATAAAAAATTAGAAGCCTTCATACGGCACGGCTATGTACATATGCAACCGGGCATCCATATCCGCCCACGTTTGAAATGCGCCCGCTGCGGCAACAACCAGAAACATTGGTTTTCCCGTTATTCATGCGCATGGTGTGACAGCGCTTGCTTATACTGCCGCGCTTGTATTTCAATGGGTCGGGTAGCGTCCTGCAGCCCTCTTTTCACATGGAAAGGGCCGGCGCTTAGTAGAAAAAAAGCGCGTGCGGGCGTTTTGGCCTGGCGAGGGCAACTTTCTCCTTTGCAACAACGGGCGGCTGACCGTATAACCCAAACGATTAAGCAATCACGGTCCTCCGAATTGTTAGTTTGGGCGGTATGCGGAGCCGGGAAAACCGAGATGTTGTTTCCCGGAATCTCCCGCGGACTCAAGGAAGGAAAACGGGTGCTCATTGCTACGCCACGGACGGATGTTGTCCTTGAGCTTTTGCCTCGCTTAAGACAGGCGTTTCCAACGACGGCTCTGGCCGGCTTATACGGAGGCAGTGAGGAACGTTTTTCTTACGGTCAGCTTGTTGTGGCAACCACGCACCAAACGCGGCGCTTTCAGGACGCCTTTGATGTCGCCATCATTGATGAAGTGGATGCGTTTCCTTATCGGTTTGATGAAAGCTTGGCCTATGCAGTAAAAAAAGCAACGAGAAAAAATGCCGCGACGATTTATTTAACGGCAACCCCTGATGATCAATTACGAAAAAGATGCGAAAGTAAGGATGCGGTCATTCGTGTCAATCGTCGGTTTCACGGATTTCCGTTACCCGTCCCTGCTTTTCAATGGTGCGGAGATTGGAGAAAGGCGCTTTCGCGAGCACGATTACCTAAAGGATTTTCAGATTGGGCATTTCAACAGCTGGCAACGAAAAGACAAGCGCTGATTTTCGTTCCGAGTATTCAAACGGCCGAAGTGTTGTGCGAGGTCTTGCGGCAAAGAGAGCGATCGATTGCAAGTGTCCACGCGGGAGGCCCGGAACGTAAAGAAATTGTAGAAAATTTCCGAAATGGAGAGATGCCGATGCTAGTCACCACGACGATTTTAGAACGAGGGGTCACCATTTACGGGATTGATGTGGGCGTTCTTGGGGCAGAGGATGAAGTGTTCACAGTGTCTGCGCTTGTTCAAATTGCAGGCAGGGCAGGAAGGAGTGCTGAGGACCCGGACGGCAAGGTTACCTTTTTTCACTACGGGAAAACAAAAGCGATGAATCGTTGCAGGCAGCAGATTTTAACCATGAATGGAAAAGGAGGTGCGTGA